The Castanea sativa cultivar Marrone di Chiusa Pesio chromosome 4, ASM4071231v1 sequence GGCCAAACTCGTGTTCCTTCACTGATCATTCATTTGGGGGGATGTTATTGAATCCTCCACTTTCCTCCGATCTTTATTTAGATGTTAAGAGTTAAGACGTAGGGGACCGGTTTCTCTGAAAACGCAATTTTGGGAATGTGAAACTCCATAACCCCTCTGCTTTTTAGAATTCTTCTTCATGAGTTTTGTCTGTCACTTTAAAGGCAACGGCCTTCAATGATTTCTTTGCTAAAGAAAGAACTTTCATTCTCAAAATAGAGACAACAACTTGAACCAGTTAGGGGATTTGGactttttatatactttttctaTGTAATTGTGGCTACCAATAAGTGAGCACTCATCAAAGAGTTTGCATTAGATACATtggcatcaaattgattttattaCACAAAAATCTAAAATCTTAAGCATATGTAGGAAAGAACATAATTATTATTGCACAAGTTGGCACTGGGAATTTAAAGGGTAACAAAGATCAACATACAAAAGCGAACACACAAAGAGCTACTCTGCTTTTATTTGTTGCATGTTGATATTATTGTCCATAAAGGGAAATACAGTAGTGCATATGTGAAGTAGGGCAAGGAAAATAGTATCAACTTTTCTTGATACAATTGAGACTGATCATGTGGAGAAGAGATGGTGAAAGTGAGGCTCAAACTCCAAGAGCTCAAATTTTCCATGAACAAAATCATAGTAGCCACCCATCAACCTCAGCTTCTTGTTTGCCAGCCCCCTTTGAACATATGGATAAGTTTCTAAGTTACACAGTGATAACTTCACTGATTGCTGCATAACAACATATACACACAAATATGATTATCTTCAAAATCGTTTAGGTAGTAAACCTTCTCTATAATTAAAGTCAATATTTCTTCTGtgctttttctctcttttgaatCATGATTAGAGTTGAAACAACATGGTAAAATAGAGCTAACCTTTTCACAATGTTTACATTGATCCTCCAATGGCAAGTCACCAAACTCTGCTTGGACCTTGACCTTTGCAGGTAATCCAATTTTGACCCACTCATCTATGAAGTCACTGCACATCAATTGGACAGATGAAATATGTTAATTGTAATTCTAGCTTAACTTCATTGCCCTATTTATTTTAGACCCAATTGGTTGGTTGATTAAATTGAGTGTATGTCAAAGAATGTACTTGAATTTTGCTAGATATAAAACTGTATGTAGAAAGCCTTACAAAGGAGCAGAATTGTCCTCAGGATGAGTCATAAGCCTCTTTATCCCACCACATCGACTGTGTCCAATGACCAGGATATTTTGCAcctgtaaaattttatttcttgtaaCACTTAGATATCCtagttacaaaattgaaaagaaacatggaaaaattgaataaacaaaacaagaaattttggagaaataaatgaattcACCTCAAGAACTGAGACTGCATATTCAATGGCAGCGCCTACTCCAGAGTATTTCAGCTATACAATATCAATTATATTAGCATTTTAAAAAGTtgaatttaacaaaattgattatGAAGGATTATGTGGGAAACCTTGTCAAATGCAGGAACCATGTTAGCAATGTTGCGGACCATAAAGGCTTCCCCAGGTTGAAAGTCCAGGATATGAGAGGGACACACCCTGGAGTCTGAGCAAGCGAATACCAAAAACTGCACCATAAATTAAgtacattaatatcatttatAAATCATAGAcataaattaagttttttttttattgtttctatttttataatcaCAAAAGAATTGCACATGAACTCTTTGATATCTTCTAACCAGGTTGGAAAAGTAGAAATGGTAAGTAGTGATGTCTAGATGGTACCTTTGGCCACTGGCCTTCAGCAAGTTTATCGTACAATTTAGGATGCTTGCTGCAAAGAGcaaaccaaagaaaattataaaaattaaaagagggGTTTGGTTAATGCGAGCGCTTAAGGTATTTATTAATGaatcattttaggaaaaaaaatttatgggaaaatgaaaagataattgattttttaatagcttttttaatttacaataaAACGTTTTCTAAAATAGTTCATTAATGGATACTTTAGAGCATCTGTTAGCaatggaaaattattgtgtactctctCTGCTCATGTAAATGGTAGGTCCTATCACGAATTAATTAGTGGAGCTCACTATTTATGTGAGAGAagggagtacacatttatggtactccaggagtacttaataattttccgttagtaatatttataaaagagaaaatgtaAGTTTATAAGTGTCTTATAAATTTTGGGAAACTATAGCATTTCAAGAGTACAATTAATACGTACTCCTCTCACATAATGATGagtcattaattaaattcatgataagACTCGCAATTTATATGAGATGagaaagtacttttttttttttttttttgttgctgaataagtactttttattatacattcaaaaaatacaataattttccATAAATTGTAGCCTTTTGTATACTCATAATAGCTCAAGGGGCATATAAGTGCAAGAGAATTCATATATATGATAAAGGTATCATATGCTTGTATTTTGAAAGTACTTTTCTAGTGGCATAACAAGTGGTATCATACTCAAATTTGTTGATCTTGAAGTGTTGAAACCCTTCTAAAATCCTTTTAACTGGGTCAAATTCATTGGGATCTCTCTCTTGCAATCCAGTTATCAACTTCTTAATTTGTGCAATTGCCACATCATCCTTGTCACTGCAGCCAAGTAAAATAGAGTTTAGTCAACAATCTCATGGAATGTTTGGTATGGTTAGAAAGCATAACATTAATTTTTGCTTCTCTAATTGGTAGCAATCTTTTCATTTCAACAATACATATGGAATTGTAAACATGCCAAAGTTCTGAGTCAACAAATAATAATGTCTTGTGAATGCTTTTTCCACCATGGTTTTTAAATCTGGACTGGTCTGTACGGTCAGACTGGATTAACCAAAAACCGATGAACACTCTGGTTTTTTAAACTTACAAAACTGGAAATTCCATTTTTGCAGCAAACCCCTTGAACCGCGGTCAAACCGTGCGGTTTTCAAAACCGGACACGGGTTTGCTGGTTACTTCTCTAAAAAATCTCACAACATAAGTGGTGATGGATAGTTTCGGTCTTTATATAAAACATCTTCCTGTTGCCGGATCTGTTCTTTAAAGAAGAAAGAGTGAGGCAGAGAGAGAAGGAGGTAGAGTGAATGAAGATCAAACCTGTAAAAGAGAGACTTgttgttacaaattttttgagGAACTGCGGAAGACACAGAAATAGAGAAAGTGGGGGAGAGGAAGAGATGAAAATTGAGAATGGGTTGGAGGACGAAGTAAGGGACTGAAAAGAAGTTTATCAAATTGCTTGGAAAATTGTATCAGATTGTTTAGAAACCGTTATTTTAGTGGGAAATGAGTTGGTTCTTTTCattgattatttaaatttcctttAGTTTAAACTTAAAAGGCCAATGCTGAGACTTGGCCTAGGGCCCTAGGTGACGGGACAGTAAATAGTGACATTTGATTTTAAAGAGTTgacaattttgtatttttatttctgCTGATTcagcttttgtttttatttttcctatttttattctaaaaaaaaaaacctctctttaTTTACTTCAAAGtattatataaaacattaaacataccaataaaataatcattataactAAATACTTGAATgattaattgtaattttaatgtatagttttatgctttattattttttatttttcattatttaaatttgcGATAATATacttgaaaattatttaatttctatatattttttaaatcaagattgctcattattatattatttgaattttattttattattaaataatttatgacaTCATTACGGTCCGACCTCGGTTCAACcttaaaaatcttgaacctctcATTTGTCCAGTTCTATTAATGGTCCAGGTTTCAAAGCCATGTTTTCCACGTGAAGGAACTTGTTATGCGTagattttctttgtaatttgtgAATGTTGTGTTTGTTGAGACAATGACAAAGGTTGTATTTCTATTGTTATCCCTTGACCCGAAACAAAATTATCACACTATAAAGGGATGATATATTTCTAcactaaaaaacaattatttacaCATCATCACatgttaaaatataatttctccatctcaaataataaatatctaAAGCCTTAATGATTttctaaaaggaaaatattaaatCTATTacaaagagttaaaaaaatagtataataataaatataattggtGCCACATaaacaatatattaaataaaattttaattacttttttgctttatATTTAGAAGTTAACACATCAGTTGGTAAATCATATATGATCAGGGATGGAGCCATTCTTTGGCTTTGGGGGGGCcactattttggaaaaaaaaattattagtatgTAAGCCCAAGAAAACCCAAGAAAATAAGCCCCATAACAAAATCAACAATATGGAAGTTACAAAATTTAGCCTAATCTaccaattttacccaaaaaaaaagcccagcccttaaaaatttttgaaacaaaactAATCTATGAATTTAAAGTTTTGATCCTTCCATCAAattcccaaaaagaagaaaaaaaaaaaaaaaaccctaaatgaGAGAGACGCTGAACTGCAACACAACTTGGTAGCAGATTAAGCACACTTCTAGCACAACACATATGACAAAGTTGCACTTCAGCCTCTAAATCTGGtatttctatctctctctcatttgagATCTCTATCTTTTCACTTTCTCAATTCCCTTATACTATCTGAAATAGAGAAGAGAGGGcaatagggatggcaatttttcccTGCCCCACTAAACCCACCCCTCCCCACTTCGCCCTGCACGGGTTTTCCCCGCCCCGCAAAGGtggtggggcggggatggggcaagattttagccccgcATCACGGGGAGGGGCAGGGACGGATTTaaactttttagacccaccccgcccCGCCCGTCCCcgtccccgccccgccccgccccgccaTGCCCCGCTTTACTAAGGGttataatgtaaaatttttcataccctaaaaccctaatatTTAAACGAACATATTAATATtagcatattttattttaccaaatGTGGTCCTctgtctttattttgttttgtgttatactatgagattttttttttttatgattgtcttgttaaactcttggatatattattcaattttttctaaaaattaatttgatttgatgggataaatttagttgtaatttcaagtatatttttattaatgaaatagatttcattaaaaaattgtactagttgtagggaaaattaacaaaaaatagagttttacaGGGTGGGGTAGGGCTACGCGAGGCCccaaggggcggggatggggtgaGAAAGTTTTCCCCGTCATAACGGGCGGGGCGGAGCGGGAATAGGGCAAAACAAAACCATGCGGGGCGGGGATGAAGACCCCATTCTTCGGCCCtgccccgccccattgccatccctaaggGGCAGAGAGCTTAATGCctctatctttctctctttatctGTTTCAATAATCACTCATGTGTGCAGTGAGTCAGTACATTGAAAGATATTTTCtctacaacaaaaataaaaaactagtgGATCAAATGGGACCAAAATTACTGTTTGGATAAAAAATTTCACCTAGGTTCCTGCAACTGTTTAAGTATAGCAATAAATACATGAGGCGGGACCCAATTATGTTagtgtgttattttttatgccACTGGGCCTTGTAGCCTAGTGGCACCCGGTGTCCCTGTATATCTAGAGCTCGGGGGTTCTATCCCCCTCATttacctagcaaaaaaaaaaaaagtgggtgatttattattattattattattattattatataaattgaatttgttttagCCACAAATGatacaaaatagataaatagtaTAGTTAATAGTtgtgtttttgtctttgttgacTGTTTGTTAAtactaattgaaattttataactttctcaattttttttctcgaaatttcataataattttctttttatactatAGTCCTCCTAACTCCGGATCTTAGCTCCGTACCTGTATAAGATCAAGGTCATATTTGTAGTATCCATAGAATCActctttttaaactttttagttttttgtttcgGTGCGTTGTTAGGAGAAGTTTAGGTTAGTTTATATTTTAGCTTCTTACACCAACATTTCATATCACCTAGTGGAAAGGTTAGTGATGCTATCTAAAGATTCTAAACCTCTATgaaaatttcttatatttacACCTATATGACAAAAAAAGGGTTTCTGAACAAGTGGTAAAACCTGAGAAACTTCTTCAATCCTTCAATGGCCTCCTCCAATGACCCCATAGGTAAAACTTCTTTCTGCAAGTTAAGGAAATGTAAATTATAAAGTGAAGCATATACAGAATTAAtcatttgtaaataaaaaagcttCATTTTTCTAACTTAAATTGGATTAAAAATTTAACGAACTGacattaaaagaaatttttttaaaaaccatcaTGAAATTACCAGTATATACTTAATAGTTGATTGTTTCTAAAGAAGAAAGTTGTTctctgaaattcaaaaaaaaaaaaatttataaaaaaaagaaccacAAGATATATATACttgtcttaaaaaataataataataataataaaagaagaaagcttATAGTAGAGCTCCATGTATTAAACTTGGAAAATtctataagaagaaaataaaattaactaaaatgGCAATCAAAGTAAAAAGTCCTATGTAATGTAACCTAtaataattaggaaaaaatatgattttgtttgaaaaatataagttaaacttggaaaaatttataaaaagaaaagaacaatgttaaatataatgaaattgTAACCTAGCTAGAATAATTAGGACCAAAGTATGATGCAGTTTGAAAGCATAAATTCCATTTACTGGAaagtcaaaaaatatattaataagaaatgaagaaaattcTCTAAATTAAATGGTAATCAAGGCTAAAACATTATAAAATTCTAATGGAAATGTAACCTAGAATAATTAGGACCAAAGTATATATATGATATTCTTAGCTAGAAAAAACATAAATGGTGAAGCACATAATAGTATTCagaaaatataagaattaaCAGACCGAATTCTAAGGATTtctctttgaaattttgtagaaTTTGCTGCCTAATGTAAACCTATACTTGCACACGTATCTTGCACTGAGTGAAGGTCTCTATTTATAAGCCAAGTCTCTATGCTTACAATGAACATGTTCATCTTATCTTCTTATCAGAAACGTGTTTCACAGGAAAAACAACTGGACCACATTTGATTGTCTAGTCAACATAAAATACAagggaaacaaaattttcttaatttcacATATTGAAACAAACACGTCTCTATATGTaatgttttcctttttcttgatgaaaatgaaattaatcaaTGTTTCCGAGCTAATGACATatgaataacattttttaagCCATGCAGTTTCTCCTTACATTATACTTACAGAAATCTTATAACTTAATTGACACTTCTTCGTGAAAAAATactttagaatttaagaaaaaaagagttcaaATTACGAGGTTAATAGCATATtataaccattaaaaaaaaaaaaaacatgttacaACGATTTTTTGCAATAAATTGGACAAACATGAGTATGTTTGAGGCTGCCAGCCAGTACACTAGTAAAATCTCCAAATAGTTATAGTTAAATATgctattgtttttgttcttttttaataaagttagAGGAGTAAGTACTGTTTTTTGGTTCAGAAACAAAAATGTCTACTTCGGTTAGGTATACGAGGAGTGAACATGTGATTAAAAGattatcttttcaattttttctaagtcTTGGGAATCCAAAGTTTGAAATATTAAggtaaaaaaatagttttttattggtTAGGTAAGAGCATCAATGCATCAAATGTGATTTTAACGACTTCTGGGTAACCTCCCAGTCAAGAGGTAGGGGTCTAAGTTTTTATGGACACAGCCATACGCCAtgtttcatttatatattttatacaagGAATCTAGAGACAAATATCACCCCCAAAGAATTATATTAATGcattagaatttgaatttgtagtgttggcaaaccataataaaaaataagtctcattaaattaaaatagtGTACTTTCAAGTCTAAgacaaaaaaactcaaattcagaATAAAAAACGTGAGATGCAATTTGGTTCTctcaattgatatttgatcGGTCGAGAGTCACACATCATCAAAAATCAGCAAACGTAAAAAACTCATAATTTGTTCGTTTCAAGCT is a genomic window containing:
- the LOC142630350 gene encoding carbonic anhydrase 2-like; protein product: MGSLEEAIEGLKKFLSDKDDVAIAQIKKLITGLQERDPNEFDPVKRILEGFQHFKINKFDKHPKLYDKLAEGQWPKFLVFACSDSRVCPSHILDFQPGEAFMVRNIANMVPAFDKLKYSGVGAAIEYAVSVLEVQNILVIGHSRCGGIKRLMTHPEDNSAPFDFIDEWVKIGLPAKVKVQAEFGDLPLEDQCKHCEKQSVKLSLCNLETYPYVQRGLANKKLRLMGGYYDFVHGKFELLEFEPHFHHLFST